In the Acidobacteriota bacterium genome, TATTCCAACTCCAGTTCCAGCTGGCCGGGTTCGGTGACCGGGGCCTTGCAGGTGTAGTTCTCGCAGACGTAGGCGGCGGGCCGGCCCCTGACCAGCGTCTTGCCCTCCAGCAGGGGCAGCTCGCGAGCGCCGCCGGCGTCGTTCGGGTCCAGAAGGGCCACCACCTTGTTGGGCAGGAACTTCCGATGAACGACATCGAGCAGCCGTTGGGTCTCGTCGGACTCCGGATCGCCCACCACGGCGATTTCCTTGACCGGGCCCAGGTAGAAGTCGGCGGCCCCCAGCAGGTATCCGAAGCCGTTGGGATAGCGGGTCAGCGGAAGGTGCATGTTCTCGAGGTTGGTCTCGGCAATGCTCCGATACTCGAGGTTTCCAGTCAGGATGGCCAGCTTGAGAAGATTGAACACCGCCACCGAGCTTCCGGCCGGGGTGGCGTTGTCGTAGGCGTCCCTGACCGGAGTCACCAGTTGCTCGTGTTCCTCGCCGGTGAGGAAGAAGATGGCCTGCTCCCGGTCCCAGAACTGCTCCAGCATGGCGTCGTTGTAGATGACTGCCTGGTCCAGCCACTCTCTCTCGCCGGTGGCCTGGTATAGCGCCAGCAAATGCTCCACCAGGTTGGCGTAGTCATCGAGGTAGCCGGGCAGCTTGGACACCCCGTCCTTGCGGGTGCGGAGTATCCTGTTTCCTCGGGAAAGGTGCTCGAGCAGATAGCGGGCATTGCGCTTGGCGACCTCCAGGTAATCGGCCCGCTGCAGGACCACCGACGCCTCCACGAAGCTGACGCCCATCATGCCGTTCCAGCCGGTGAGAATCTTCTCGTCACGGTGCGGCTTGACCCGCTTCTCACGCTCCCGGAACAGGCGTTCCCGGGCTTCGGAAAGGATCCTGGCAAGCTCGCCCGGAGACAGTGACAGCTCGCCGGCCACCTGTTCCAGGGGCCGGGGCACGTTCAGGATGTTGGACCCTTCGAAGTTCCCCCCGTCAGTGACGTCGTAATATCGGCAGAAGGCCTTGCTTTCCTCCTCGCCGAGGATCTCCCCGACCTCGGTTGGAGTCCAGACAAAGAACTTGCCCTCGTGGCCCTCACTGTCGGCGTCCTGGGTCGAGTAGAAGCCGCCCTGGGGATTCAGCATCTCTCGGACCACGTAATCCAGGATCTCCTCCACCACTCTGGCATAGAGGGGTTGCGGGTCGAGCTGATAGGCTTCGAGATAGAGCCGGCTCAGGAGGGCGTTGTCGTAGAGCATCTTCTCGAAATGGGGCACCAGCCAGCGCTCATCCACCGAGTAGCGGTGAAATCCTCCTCCCAGTTGGTCGTACATGCCCCCCCGGGCCATCTTCTCCAGGGTCAGGGATACGAATTCGCGTCCCTCCGGGCGGCCGGTCCGGGAGAAGTGGCGAAGAAGAAAGGTCAGGCTCATGGATCCGGGAAACTTGGGAGCTCCGGTGAAACCGCCATGGGTCAGGTCAAAACGTGGGGCCAACTGGTCGAAAGCCCGGTCGAGGCTGGCGCGGGTCACTTTGGCGGCGCCCGCTGGCAGCGTGTTCATGGCCTCCAGGCGCTGCAGAATGTCGGGCCCCCGGGCCTCAATCTCCTCCCGCTTCTCGCGATAGGCCTCGGCCAGAGCCAGGCAGAGGCGCCCGAAGCCGGGCCGACCGAAGCGGTCGTCGGGAGGGAAATAGGTCCCCCCGAAAAAGGGGATCTCGTCGGGAGTCAGAAACACCGTCATGGGCCAGCCGCCGCTTCCAGTGGTCATCTGGACATAGTTCATGTAGAGGGTGTCCAGGTCGGGCCGTTCCTCCCGATCGACCTTGATGTTCACGAAGTGGGCGTTCATGACCTCGGCGATGGCTTCGTTTTCGAAGGACTCCCGCTCCATGACATGGCACCAGTGGCAAGCCGAATATCCGATGCTGAGCAGAATCGGCTTGTCTTCCCGCCTGGCCTTTTCAAGGGCTTCCTCTCCCCAGGGGAACCAGTCCACCGGGTTGTGGGCATGCTGCCGCAGATAGGGGCTGGTCTCGTGGATCAATCGATTGGTAAATTCGGGCTCGGCAGCCGAATTCCGGGTGGTTTTCATGGATATTTCCTCTGAAGGCCGGCTCTCCGGGAAGGCGAAGAGAAGTAACAGAATCAGCAGGATGAGAGTTCCGTTCTTCATCCGGGCAAGGGTCCGAAGGAATGCCGCCCGCTGGGATTCAGGCAGGACAGGGATTCCCGTCGGCAGGTAACCATAACCCGGCGGAGAACCCCGGTCAAGGCTGGTTGCGGCAGCGGCAATTTCGCGATGCAATCGAAGCGGCTTTACACTAGAATGAGGCCGACAAAAAGAGTTGGAAACGATTGTTTCTGGAAGCTGTTTCCTGAGGTGGGGCCGACATGAAACCTGACAAGCTGGTCATTGCTGGACGGGAATTTTCATCCCGTCTGCTGGTGGGGACGGGGAAGTACGCATCTTTTGCGCAGATGGTGGAAGCCCATGAGAAGTCGGGCGCCGAGATTGTGACGGTGGCGGTTCGCCGGGTGAATCTTTCCGATCGAAACCGGGAGTCGCTGCTGGACTGGATCGATACCAAGCGTTATTTCATCCTGCCCAATACGGCCGGTTGCTACAGCCGGGACGAAGCCGTGCGGGCTGCTCGGCTCGGCCGCGAAGCCGGCCTTTCCAACTGGGTGAAGCTGGAGGTCATCGGAGACGAAAAGACTCTCTTTCCCGACAACGCGGGCCTGCTTGAGGCGACCGAGATCCTGGTGAAGGAAGGATTCGTGGTGCTTCCCTACACCAACGACGATCTCGTGACCGCCCGGCGTCTGATCGATGCCGGAGCGGCAGCGGTGATGCCGCTGGGGGCGCCCATCGGCTCGGGAATGGGAATTCAGAACGTGGCCACCATGAAAATCCTGCGGGAGATGATTACCGAGGTTCCGTTGATCGTGGATGCCGGCGTGGGCACGGCCTCGGACACCGCTCTGGCCATGGAGTTGGGCGCCGATGCCGTCCTGATGAACACCGGTATCGCCTCGGCGGATGACCCGGTGGAGATGGCCGAAGCCATGAATCTGGCTACCCGGGCGGGCCGGCTGGCCTACCTGGCAGGCAGAATTCCCAGGAAGCTGTACGCCACCGCCAGCAGCCCGCTGGAGGGAGTGGTGCGGTAGCAATGGCGAGTCGCCACCGGGGTGCCGGCGCGGGCGCTACCAGGTGCTGTAGGCCGTACCCTCGGAGGAGATGGCCTCCGAATTGCTGCGAACATCGTAGATTCCCAGCTCGAGCTGGTCGGGGAACATGGAGGCCTCTTCCATCACGATCTGCCAGTCGGTCTCGTTGGTGATCGGATCCTTGGGGAGAGCGCGCAGGTAACCGGCAGTCACCAGGTCATCCAGTGTTTGGGGGGCCTTCCTCTTGTCGGCGGTGTAGTGGTCGATGAGGGTGCGCAGCGTGTGCAGATTGCTCTTCAGAACGGCTTCACGGGCGCGAAGGATGGCCGAGTCGGCAATGGGAAGGGCAATGCTCACCAGGATGGCCACGATGGTGAGCACAATCATCAACTCGATCAGAGTGAAGCCGTCTCTCCCCAGCCTCCCTCCCGGCTGACCCGCGGCCCCTTCACCGTCACTCCATCGATTCATTCCCGTCCTACCATTCCGAGTACCTGGAACCGTCCAGGGCCGTTCCGTTGCTCCTGCTGTAGACGTCGTAGACATTCTGGCCGCCGTGGCTGGTGGCATCCCAACTGTCCTGCGAGGAGCGCAACCCCCATTCCTTCTCGCCCGTCATGGGATCGGTGGGGACACGCCGCAGGAAACGAAGCCGCTTGTCGACCGCGTTGAGCTGGTCCACCCCTTCCACCAGCGTGTCCAGGTCGGGCGGCCAGCCATCGGTGCCGAACTTGATCTCGATCTGACCTCCCAGGGCGGCGTCGTGGTAGCGGTCGATGGCCGTTCTCATGTCTCTCAGAGCTCGCCGGAGCTCAACCTCCTTTTGTCGCTGAATCACCACCTTGGTCAAGGGCAGAGCGCCCAGGGCCAGGATGCTGACGATGGTGACGGTGGCGATCAGCTCCACCAGCGTCAAACCCCTGTCGGAGCACCTGCGACTTCTGAAGGTGGCCTTGATTGAGCGGAAGGACATGACCGTCCTCACTGAATGGTTACCTCGGTGCCGGCAAGGCTGGTGGGAATGACCGCCTGCCCGCTGTCGCGCAGGACGGAATCGGGCCCGAAGGAAATGGCGCCGTCTCCGGTCCCCACGGCCTCGAACCTGAGATTCATCAACACGCCGGATCCGGTGACACCCGGGCTGTCGGGGGGCCGGGCCATCGAAATCACCGCTCGCCCCAGTGAGTTCTCCAGGCGTTCGGCCAGAGCCACCGAAATTCCGTCGCTGCTGAGGAATCCGCCGCCTTGAACATCCACCAACTGTACCCGTTCCGGATTGAATCTGAAATTGAGGGAAAGCCCGTGGACCTGTTGTGCATTGGCGACCGAGACGCCAACCCTGAACCGACTGCCTCGCGAAACCGGTCCCGAGGGCCCGACCAGCCTGACGAAAGCCAGGCGGGGCGCCGGCCGATCGGTTGATTGAGGCGGCGCTTGCAGGGTCTCCCCGGGCCTGTCGGCCACGGTCGAGCCGCTGCCTGCCCTGGGCGGCGAGGTTTGACCGTTTCCTGCGTGGGGTGTCGGAATCTCTCCGATGAGTTGCTTGGGAGATCCCAGAAACTTGGGGGTATTGCTGGATCCCAGCAAGGCCAGGGAAGTGTCCTGCTCCAGGATGTCGGGCAGCCGAACAATTCGGGGAGTAATCACGACAATGATTTCGTTATCCGAAGTGTTGTTGTCCTCGGTGGAGAAGAGGTATCGCAGCAGCGGAATCTTGCTCAGCCCGGGGATTCCGTCCACCGTAACCGAGTCGGAACGCTGGATGATTCCGCCCACCACGCTGGATTCACCTTCCCGAAGCCGGATGTCGTGGTTGATCTCGCGATTGGCCAGGATGGGATAGCGGTTCCCGTCCAGGGTTTCAAAGCCGCTGATGGTCTTCAAGGCAACGTCAATTTCCAAGGAGATGTCGCGGTTCAGCAATACCTGGGGAGTGATAGTCAGCGTGACCCCGACATCCACGGTGGTAAAGGTGGTGAAGGCGCCTCCCCCGAAACCCGTTCCCCCGCCGATTCCAGTGGAAAAACTTCCTGACGCGATGGGTTGCTGGGTGCCGACCTTGAAGGTGGCCTCCTCGCCGTCTGAAGCCCGCAAAGTGGGGTTCTGCAACACGCGGCCCTTGACCCGGGTGTAGAGCTGGCCGAGCTGGATGGAAGGGATGGTCGCGGAAAAACTGTCTCTGCCGAGCTCCCCCAGCTCACCGAGGCGGATGGCGTTGGACCCCTGTTCGTCCTGGGGGCCGTTGGGAGTGACGTTGATCGCACTGGGGAGGCCTGGTCTCAAGCCCAGAAACTGCCTCATGCTGCCCACCACTTCCAGGATGTACACCTCGATCATGACTTCGGGCTTGGACTTGTCGATGGTCCGGATGATCCGCTCGGCGGCTGCAATCTTGTCGGGGGTATCCCGCACCACGATGGCGTTCTGGGAATCGATCTGGGCGACCTTGTTCATCAGGAGCAGGGAGCGCAGGGCGGTGGCGATCTGGCCCAGGTCCGTTTTGTCCCCCACGTTGGACAGGTGGAAGGTCCTGACGATCTCTTCCTGGTATCGCTGGCGGGTCTGCTGGGTGTCCTCGGCGACCAGAATGGTGTTTTCCTTGAGGACCGACCAGTAGGTCTTGCTCTGCAAGGCGAGTAGATCCAGGGCTTCGGTGAGGGTCACGTCGATGAAGTCGAGCTCGACTTCCGGAGGGCTGGGGTTGAAGTCGGGGGCGAAAATGACGTTGATGCCGCCGACCTTCCCCAGGGTCACATAGGCTTTGCGAACCTCTCCCGAGAGTTTGAACACCGGCAGGAATTGCCGGGAAGGGTATAGTGCTTCTTTCAGGCCATCCGACTCCCCCTGTTCCTCCTGTCTCTCCCGGTCTCGGATCAGTGCGGCCACCGTCTCGGCTTCCTGATGGGCCGCCACTATGGAGGGATCGATCTGCACGGCCCGGCGGAACTCCTGCAGGGCTTCCTCCAATCGACCCTCTTCCCTGAAGCGCCTGCCGCGGTCGAAATGGGCCATGGCCGCCTGGAAGCGGGCCCGCTCGAAATAGAGGCGGTACTTGGCGTTGTCGGGGTCGGCGCTCAGGGCCTCTTCGTAGCTCTGCAGAGCAGCGTCATAGTTCTTGAGCTGTTCGTACTCCAGGCCACGCTTGAAGGCGCTGGAGCCGCCGCAGGAAAGCAGGGCAAGGGCAAACACCAGCGGAGCCAGGATGCCGGCAGTGGAGAATTTGCGGCGCAAAACCATGGTGAGTTGCCCGTTTTTGAGATCGGACCGGGCCAATTTCAGCCAATCGGCCGGCACATTGGGCGAATTTCTCGCCATTGATAGATCTGACAGGCTGGTCGACAGAACCTACCGGTAGATCCAAAATCAGTTTAACACAAATGGAAACCTATGAAAAAGAAAGGCTTTTTGCCACATTGGTCAACCCCTGCCGCATCCAATTCTCCGGGTTGGGAACGCCGGAGGTTGCCACGGATGCAGTCGGGAAGAGGTCGCGTTTTTCGCTTCGCGATGGAGTTTGCGCAGCACCGGTTCAATGACCGTCCAGACGTTTTCGGCCACGATCTGCTGCCCCCGGCCGTTGGGATGGATTCCGTCCGGAAAATTGAGCTCGGGTCGCCCGCCCACCCCTTCCAGGAGAAAGGGGATCAACAGAGCCCCATGCTTTGCCGCCACCTCCGGAAAGAGATCTCTGAATTCCCGGACGTATCTCGTTCCATAGTTGGGTGGGATCTGAATGCCGGCTACCACTACCGTCACCTCGGGATAGCGGGCGGAGGTCTTTGAGATGATCGCCCCGAGATTCTTGCGGATCTGCGCCAACGGGAGGCCGCGCAGTCCGTCGTTGCCTCCCAGGGCCAGGATCAGGACATCGATCCTTCGTTGCAGAAACCAGTCCAGCCGCCGCAGCGCGGCGGCTGTAGTGTCTCCTCCCAGGCCCGCATTGATCACCCTGAACTTCCAATCCAGGGCGTCGATTTTCTCCTGCAGCCGGGCAGGGAAGGCTTGGGACCGATCCAGTCCTGAGCCCTCGGTGAGGCTGTCGCCCAGGCACAGGATGGTCATGGCGGATGGATGAAGAAGTGGGGGTGGATCCGGGGCCTGTAGGGCAGGCTGCCGCGGGGAGGAGGGCTGTTCGGGAGAGCAGGCTGAAAACAGGGCGCCGGTCAGAAATGCGCAGAAGATGTTCGAAAGGCGTTTCACCTGTTTGCCTCTAGTCTGGAACACCCCTGTTTGCCCCTTGTGAGCCGCCTCGTCGTAGGGGACGGCGGCACAAGCAGCTGAAAAGTGAATAGTGGAGAGTGAAGAGTGAAGAGCTATTTGATCGACACCCAAAGCGTCTTGTCGGTCTCGGCGCAGTCCTTCAAACAAGCGCAGTCAGGTCATCAGGCGCTTGCCTGTTTCCGAGCCCCTCGGCTGACCACTCTCCACTCTCCACTCTCCACTCTCCACCTACCTCCAGGTGGGCGTTACTATTATGAACGAGGCGGAACTGTGCAACAATAAGGCCCAGCGGATAGCCGTTCGGTTCCGCTTCTCGCGTTGAACCGGACGGTCCGATTTCACCCTGGAATACTCACGCTCGAAGGATTCCCGTCCATTTCCGGAGGTCGCTTCTTGAATTCCACCGCAGTCCCTGACCCTCCGGTGTTGCAAGTGGACCGACTCACCAAGTGCTATCGGAGCGGCGAGCGCCTGCTCACCGTGGTCGACGACATCACCCTTTCGCTGGGCCCCGGAGAAACCTGCTCGGTGCTGGGACCTTCCGGCAGCGGCAAGACCACCTTGCTTGGTCTGTGCGCGGGCCTGGACCGTCCCACCTCGGGATCGGTTGTGCTCAACGGTCAGAATCTGGGCGACCTCGACCAGGACCGACTGGCGGAGCTGAGAAACCGGTCGGTGGGGTTCGTGTTTCAGACCTTTCAGCTGGTCCCGACCCTGACGGCGCTGGAAAACGTCATGGTGCCGTTGGAATTGCGGGGAGAACCCGGCAGAACCTGGGCCTGGGAGCTGCTGAGCCGGGTGGGACTGGAGGATCGCGCCCACCATTACCCGGTGCAACTGTCGGGTGGGGAGCAACAGAGAGTCGGTCTGGCCCGGGCTTTCGTCAATCGCCCCAGGATACTGTTCGCCGACGAACCGACCGGAAACCTGGACGCCGATACCGGCGAGAAGGTGATCGACTTGCTTCTGGAGATGAACCGGGGCTTCGGCACCGCTCTTCTGGTGGTGACCCACGACCTGGAGCTCTCCGGGAAGACCCGACGGATTCTGACCCTCAAGGGTGGGAAGATCACTTCCGATCGGGACTCCGACTCCATCCGGCCACCGGAACAAATCCCGCAACAGACCCTGTCAGGTGATCTCCGGGATTCGTCCCGTACCGAATCGGAGCCGTCCTGAGGCGCCTCCCATGAGATCTATTTTCACCTCCTGGCCCTGGAAAATGGCTTGGCGGGACAGCAGGTCCAGCCGCGGACAGTTGTTGCTGTTCGCCGCCTCCATCGTTTTGGGCGTGGCCGCCCTGGTGGCCATCAGCGGCTTCCGCGCCAACCTGAAAACGGCTCTGGACCTCCAGGCCAAGTCCTTGCTGGGGGCCGACCTGCTGCTTAGCGGCCGGCAGCCTCTCACCGGCGAGGCTGAAGCTCTGGTGGACGGACTGGGTGGAACTCAGGCCCGCGAGGTACGATTCTCCTCGATGGTGCATTTCCCCGCAAGAGACGGTAGCCGGCTGGCCCAGGTGCGGGCCGGCGAGACGGCCTTTCCATTCTACGGCACCGTGGAGGTGGACCCGCCCCATGCGTCCGCCCGACTCGATCAGGGTCCCTTTGCCCTGGTCGAAGAGAGCCTGATGGATCAGTTCCAGGCTCGCCTGGGAGAAGTCATCCGGATCGGGAATCGGTCGTTTCGTATCGCCGGACGGCTCAGGCAAATGCCGGGCGAGTTTCTGGGGAGCAACCTGGTGGGTGGACGG is a window encoding:
- a CDS encoding thioredoxin domain-containing protein, whose protein sequence is MKTTRNSAAEPEFTNRLIHETSPYLRQHAHNPVDWFPWGEEALEKARREDKPILLSIGYSACHWCHVMERESFENEAIAEVMNAHFVNIKVDREERPDLDTLYMNYVQMTTGSGGWPMTVFLTPDEIPFFGGTYFPPDDRFGRPGFGRLCLALAEAYREKREEIEARGPDILQRLEAMNTLPAGAAKVTRASLDRAFDQLAPRFDLTHGGFTGAPKFPGSMSLTFLLRHFSRTGRPEGREFVSLTLEKMARGGMYDQLGGGFHRYSVDERWLVPHFEKMLYDNALLSRLYLEAYQLDPQPLYARVVEEILDYVVREMLNPQGGFYSTQDADSEGHEGKFFVWTPTEVGEILGEEESKAFCRYYDVTDGGNFEGSNILNVPRPLEQVAGELSLSPGELARILSEARERLFREREKRVKPHRDEKILTGWNGMMGVSFVEASVVLQRADYLEVAKRNARYLLEHLSRGNRILRTRKDGVSKLPGYLDDYANLVEHLLALYQATGEREWLDQAVIYNDAMLEQFWDREQAIFFLTGEEHEQLVTPVRDAYDNATPAGSSVAVFNLLKLAILTGNLEYRSIAETNLENMHLPLTRYPNGFGYLLGAADFYLGPVKEIAVVGDPESDETQRLLDVVHRKFLPNKVVALLDPNDAGGARELPLLEGKTLVRGRPAAYVCENYTCKAPVTEPGQLELELE
- a CDS encoding thiazole synthase, which produces MKPDKLVIAGREFSSRLLVGTGKYASFAQMVEAHEKSGAEIVTVAVRRVNLSDRNRESLLDWIDTKRYFILPNTAGCYSRDEAVRAARLGREAGLSNWVKLEVIGDEKTLFPDNAGLLEATEILVKEGFVVLPYTNDDLVTARRLIDAGAAAVMPLGAPIGSGMGIQNVATMKILREMITEVPLIVDAGVGTASDTALAMELGADAVLMNTGIASADDPVEMAEAMNLATRAGRLAYLAGRIPRKLYATASSPLEGVVR
- a CDS encoding prepilin-type N-terminal cleavage/methylation domain-containing protein, producing the protein MNRWSDGEGAAGQPGGRLGRDGFTLIELMIVLTIVAILVSIALPIADSAILRAREAVLKSNLHTLRTLIDHYTADKRKAPQTLDDLVTAGYLRALPKDPITNETDWQIVMEEASMFPDQLELGIYDVRSNSEAISSEGTAYSTW
- a CDS encoding type II secretion system protein produces the protein MSFRSIKATFRSRRCSDRGLTLVELIATVTIVSILALGALPLTKVVIQRQKEVELRRALRDMRTAIDRYHDAALGGQIEIKFGTDGWPPDLDTLVEGVDQLNAVDKRLRFLRRVPTDPMTGEKEWGLRSSQDSWDATSHGGQNVYDVYSRSNGTALDGSRYSEW
- a CDS encoding tetratricopeptide repeat protein, with amino-acid sequence MARNSPNVPADWLKLARSDLKNGQLTMVLRRKFSTAGILAPLVFALALLSCGGSSAFKRGLEYEQLKNYDAALQSYEEALSADPDNAKYRLYFERARFQAAMAHFDRGRRFREEGRLEEALQEFRRAVQIDPSIVAAHQEAETVAALIRDRERQEEQGESDGLKEALYPSRQFLPVFKLSGEVRKAYVTLGKVGGINVIFAPDFNPSPPEVELDFIDVTLTEALDLLALQSKTYWSVLKENTILVAEDTQQTRQRYQEEIVRTFHLSNVGDKTDLGQIATALRSLLLMNKVAQIDSQNAIVVRDTPDKIAAAERIIRTIDKSKPEVMIEVYILEVVGSMRQFLGLRPGLPSAINVTPNGPQDEQGSNAIRLGELGELGRDSFSATIPSIQLGQLYTRVKGRVLQNPTLRASDGEEATFKVGTQQPIASGSFSTGIGGGTGFGGGAFTTFTTVDVGVTLTITPQVLLNRDISLEIDVALKTISGFETLDGNRYPILANREINHDIRLREGESSVVGGIIQRSDSVTVDGIPGLSKIPLLRYLFSTEDNNTSDNEIIVVITPRIVRLPDILEQDTSLALLGSSNTPKFLGSPKQLIGEIPTPHAGNGQTSPPRAGSGSTVADRPGETLQAPPQSTDRPAPRLAFVRLVGPSGPVSRGSRFRVGVSVANAQQVHGLSLNFRFNPERVQLVDVQGGGFLSSDGISVALAERLENSLGRAVISMARPPDSPGVTGSGVLMNLRFEAVGTGDGAISFGPDSVLRDSGQAVIPTSLAGTEVTIQ
- a CDS encoding arylesterase, whose translation is MKRLSNIFCAFLTGALFSACSPEQPSSPRQPALQAPDPPPLLHPSAMTILCLGDSLTEGSGLDRSQAFPARLQEKIDALDWKFRVINAGLGGDTTAAALRRLDWFLQRRIDVLILALGGNDGLRGLPLAQIRKNLGAIISKTSARYPEVTVVVAGIQIPPNYGTRYVREFRDLFPEVAAKHGALLIPFLLEGVGGRPELNFPDGIHPNGRGQQIVAENVWTVIEPVLRKLHREAKNATSSRLHPWQPPAFPTRRIGCGRG
- a CDS encoding ABC transporter ATP-binding protein, with translation MNSTAVPDPPVLQVDRLTKCYRSGERLLTVVDDITLSLGPGETCSVLGPSGSGKTTLLGLCAGLDRPTSGSVVLNGQNLGDLDQDRLAELRNRSVGFVFQTFQLVPTLTALENVMVPLELRGEPGRTWAWELLSRVGLEDRAHHYPVQLSGGEQQRVGLARAFVNRPRILFADEPTGNLDADTGEKVIDLLLEMNRGFGTALLVVTHDLELSGKTRRILTLKGGKITSDRDSDSIRPPEQIPQQTLSGDLRDSSRTESEPS